The Candidatus Thermoplasmatota archaeon DNA segment TCTGGACCGATCCCGATTTCCATCTCCGCACCGCTCAAGGGACTGCCCGTATCACTGTCATTGATCCAGCCGTAGAGCTTGCATGTATCAGGGACATCCCAGGGAGTAAGTTCCACTACCCAGTAGTTTGCACCGGGGACAACAGTCACAGGCTCGTTGTAATCACGGTAATTCATCGCCCAAACCTGAAGCGTATAGTCACCTGAGACGAGTGATGTGAAGTTGTACTCGCCCATTCCGTCCGCATTTACCCAGTCTTCATAGACCATGGAGCGCACCTGAAGGTTGGCATTGGGAACCGGCAAACGGCTGTACTTGTCTATGACCGTCCCGTTCATCCACGCATCGACCGGCCAGAGGACGAAGTCCATCCAAAGGGTCTCTCCAGGAGCGATATCTATCATCGACCAGGTCCTGGAGTAGCCATCCGACTCAGCCCCAATCGCGATGTCAGTACCGTCGAACGTGTCCAGAGTATACTCTCCCAAAGAGTCTGTGATCGTCATTGACACATTGCCGAGGAAGTCATTCGTATAGACCCTGGCCATTCCGATACCTAGTCCTGTGCTCCCGTCCGTCACATTGCCCATGATTGTGGCGGAATGTGGAACTAACCATGCATCGAGGACGATGTCATCGCTCGGGTTGACGTCGATCTCCTCATACATATTCATGCTGTAGCCAGACCTGGAAAACCACACGTCCGCAGTCCCGTTCGTGACATTCATCTCGTAGTACCCAAAGGAATCCGTAAAGGTGAAGTTCGAGTACCCACCGCGTTCCATCCACTCATTGTAGGAATCATACTGAACTACCGCGTTTGCGAGAGGAAACCCAGTATCGGCGTCATATACATGACCGCTGATCCTCGCGTCGTCCGTGTTGACAGGTGCGGCGAGGGTCAGATTCATCCAGTAGGTCATGCCCGAGACGAGTGGGTCATCTGTCTGGTTCTCGCTGCTGTCGTATCCTACGAAGTCGAACGCCCCGACACCGCCACCAACCGTGCCTGGAATGACATTCACTGAAAACAGACCGGTCACATCAGGTTGCGTCATGTTACAATAGAGAGGCATGCCATCGCCCATACTCGCGGGGTCGTTGATGTACCCGATGATGTTGCCTCCGGTCACCGGGTTCCCGTCGGTGTCCTTGACAAAACCAGTTATCACAACATCTGCGACCAACGGGGCTATCGGAGTCAGCGTGATGTCCGCCCGGACCTCCTCATCTGCGACCGAAATCGCGATCGTGCTGTTAAGGTAATATGAACCGTTGGCGGCCAGAACAATGAATTCGAACCCACCATACACCGTGATGTTGAAGTTCCCGCTCGGGTCGGTCCAGAAACCTCCAGATGGGCCCCCGCCGGACATCATCATCATAGCGAGTATGTAGGCCTCAACCGGATTCGATGATTCGTCCGTGACGGTACCTACAATCCATCCCTCCAGGCCCTGTGCTTCGGAGTTCTCCGGAGCGAGCACAAGGAATCCTGTCAGCATCGAAGCACACAGCAGCAAAGCCGCAAAGATGTTCATACGGCGTCCTAGCTCGGCCATTTTCAGAATCCTCCTTACAATGATCAAACCAGCGGCACCCAAGGGGGGCAAGGGTGCCCAGGTCCGCAATAGTACAGCTTTGTTCAATATTTAGCCCTGTCGTTCCTGACACGCTCATAAGCAAGTCTCCAAGAGGATGGTTTGTAGAGGGTTCCAGCAAGCGTTCCCCTAAGCCATCTCAGTTCGGGAGCAGCTATATTGGTGAAGGAACGGACTCTCGCCTCACAGCAAGGAGGGGAAGACCTCGCCTGAAACCGATACGATCCGATGGAGGGAATGGTCTAAGGAGGCGTTCGACGAGGCCTCGAGGACGGACAAGCTAATCATGCTCGACCTCAGCGCTGTCTGGTGCCATTGGTGCCACGTCATGGACGAGACGACCTACTCCGACACTCGCGTCATCAAAACCGTCAACGAGCGTTTCGTTCCTGTGCGGGTCGACATAGACCGCAGACCGGACATATCTGAGAGATACAATCGAGGCGGGTTTCCAACCACCACGTTCCTATCCAACAAGGGTGAGTTCGTCTGGGGAGCGACATATGTGCCGCCTCAGGACATGATCAAAGTACTTCAGGCGATCCTGGACGCAAAGGCTTCCGGGGAGGTCGACAAGGCGCTGGAGAGAGGACGAATGACCTATCTGGACATCTCGAAGGTGTGGGAGAAACGAGCAATACCTGATTCCGAGTTCGTCGACGCGATCTTCGAGGACATATTCTCCGCGTACGATGTTGAGTTCGGCGGGTTCGGACTTCAACAGAAGTTCCCGCAGCCGAATGCAATCGACCTAATGCTCAGAAGATACTCCAAGGACTGGGACCAGGAACTCGTTGGAGCAGTCGAGAACACGCTGGACCGGATGGCCGGGGGGTTGTACGACAGGGAAGAGGGGGGAGTGTTCAGATACTCGGTCACGCGAGACTGGCGAGAGCCGCACTACGAGAAGATGCTCGAGACGAACATCGGCTTCCTCAAGAACGCAGTACACGCGTTCAAAATACTCAAGAGGGAGCGCTACGCCGACCTTGCGCGGGGAACGGCTAGCTTCATAGTCAAGGTGCTATGGGACACGGATCCAGGCGGCTTCTTTGGGAGTCAAGACGCCGATGAGGAGTACTACAAGCTGTCTATCAAGGAACGATCCATGAGAAAGGCGCCGGCTATTGACAGGCGTATCTACGCGGGGTGGAATGCGGAGGGAGTGAAAACGATGATCGAGGCCGGGGCGCTCTTGGGAGAAGAGAATTGGGTCTCAGCTGGCAGATCCGCATGGGAGTACTCCAAGGAGCATCTGTGGAACCCTGATGCGGGACTGGTCAGACACTTGGAAGGCAATGAGGTCTACCTTTTCGAGGACCAGGTGTCCTTCCTCAAGTCGCTAATCGCGATCCTGGAAATCACAAACGACCCCCATTTACTGGCAACGGCTGATTCCCTTGTCAAGAGTGTGGAGAGAGACTTCTCAAGTCCTGAGGGAGGCTACGTGGACGTCCTGAAGTCAGACGAAGCCGTGGGCGAACTCGGTTCGCCCAGGAGGTCGCTCATGGCTAACGCCGAATGGGCCGAGGCGATCGCGCTTCTAGGGGGCGTGAGTCGCAACCTCGATCTCACGAAGAAGGCATGGGATACTCTGCAATCATTCTCGAGAAAGGACGTCGAGGCACACGGAGTCTTCGCGGCTCCCTATGTCTCAGCTTGGTGGACCCTGGCCCAAGGACCGATGGTTGTCGAGATCCACGGCGCTGCCAAGATGGATCCACTCTCACTTCCTCTTTGGATCGCCGCAAAGGAGGCTCTGAACCCAGCCGCAATTGCTGTTGTGGCCAGAGATAAAATGGACTTCGCGGCGCGCCATGATGATCCGTTTGCGGTAGTATGCACGAGCGTGGGTTGCTCGAAAGAAATCACGAACGCGGACGAGCTCAAGCAGAAGCTCAGGCCAGTCATGGCCAGTCAAATCTAAATATCCGTGAACTGCATAACAGCGTCCTGGGCTTGCCATGGCGAGGAAAGCGAAGCTGATTCCGAAGAAGATGTTGTCAAGTGATGAGAGAGTCATGTTCGAAATGCGCCCGAGCGCTTGGCTCTACATGAAAGCGGCCTCGATGGCGCTGCTGATCGCGATGGTCTCCCTGATCATCTTCCTTTGGAAGTGGATCCCCAACGCCCCGTCGATTCCCTACTTGAGCGACTATCTGGACGGGAGCGACGGCGACCTTGTTCAATGGGCCTTCGGGGGGCTGTTCTTCGTAATGTTCATCTTTTTCTCGTACAGGTACCTGAAATGGGGGAGCACCGTCTATGCTGCAACGGATGAGCGCATCATTACTCAGCATGGGATCCTGAACAGGACTTACGAGGACATCCCTGTCACCATGATCACCAACGTAGACCTCGCACAGTCCATAGGGAAGAGGGCGCTCGGGTACGGCACCATAGTCTTCTCGACCCAGGGATTGTCGGGCGCCAAGAAGGCAGGCATGGTGTGGGAAGCGGTCCCCAACCCCTTCGCTGTCAGAAGAAAGATCCAAGAGGTCATGGACGTCAGAGTCAAGCCGAAGTGAGATCGCTAGATTCTTTCGAAAACCTCATCTGTTCGGGGGAAGGACAATCCCCCGGAATGCAATCGCAAATGCAATCAGCCCCAGGGACGTTACCGTGTCCTGAAAGGGGATCGGAGGAAGACCGTATGAGTTCTATGGAAGTCGCTATGGACGGGCCGGGGAAGGCGTTCATGATCTGCAACGAGGCGATCGTCAGAGGCGCCCTCGAAGCTGATGTCAAGGTGGTTTCGGAATATCCGGGGTCGCCCACGACTGAGATTCTCGACACCTTCTCGGAGATATCGCCGAAGTTCGACTTCAGAATGGAGATATCAGTGAACGAGAAGGTTGCGCTCGAGACCTGTGCTGGGGCCTCCATGGTCGGACTCAGATCGATGACCGCGATGAAGAGCGTGGGCATGAACGTCGCGTCGGACTCATTCTTCTCGCTCTCATACACAGGGGTCAAGGGCGGCATGGTGGTTGTCGTCGCAGACGACCCGCACGCGCACTCCTCCCAGACAGAACAGGACGGACGGCCTTTCGGGCCAAACGCGTATGTACCGATGCTGGAACCCTCCGACCCGGCAGAGGCAAAGAGAATGGTGAAGTCTGCCTTCGAGCTGTCTGAGAAGTACAGCGTGCCCGTCCTGATCCGTACGACTACAAGAGTCAACCATCAAAGCGGCATTGTCGAGCTCGAGAAGCTTGACCGGAAGCCTTTCGCCAAGATACCGTGGACTCATCCACCCGGACGGTACGTGACCGTCGCCGAAGCGGCGAGACAGTTCAAGCACAAGCTCCTGGATCGGACAAGGTTGATAGAGCAAGAGTTCGAAGCATCTGACCTGAATATGGTGAAGGACACTGGCTCTGACCTGGGAATCGTGACTGTCGGCGCGGGTTACAACTACGCCGTGGACGCTGTTAGGACCCTCGGGATCAACCCGTCAATCCTGAAACTGGGCACTACATACCCGCTCCCCAAGAAGCTGATAGGCGACTTCTTGAAGAAACTGAAGACGGTGGTGGTGGTCGAGGAGCTCCAGCCGTACCTCGAGTTGCACGTGACCGCGATTGCGAAGGACGCCAACCCATCGATCAAAATCTACGGCAAATGGACGGGCCATTTCAGCGAATCACTGGAGTACAACCCGAACATAGTCGTCGACGCCCTTGCCAAGGTTGTGGGCAGGAATCCCCCAGTCGACTACTCCGCCATCATGGCCAAGGCGAAGGAGATGAAGGCAGGCCTACCTGATAGGTGGCCAACGTTCTGTCCTGGATGCCCACACCGAGCGACGCTACATGCACTCAAGCAGGCGGCGAAGGGAATGAAACACATCCTATCGACCGACATCGGCTGCTACTCGATGAGCTTCCTCGACCCGATCAACTACGGCGATTCCCTGCTCAGCATGGGCGCATGCCTTGGAGTTGCGGCGGGAATGCAGTACGCGGCCCAGGAGAAGGTGGTCGCGATGATAGGTGACTCCACCTTCTGGCATGCGGGCCTCCCAGGGCTGGTCAATGCAATCCATCACGGTGACGATTTCACGCTCGTGATCCTCGACAATGAGGTCACTGCAATGACTGGGCAACAGCCGGACCCTGGTAGGGACTACAACGCTGGAGGCCAGCCCGCGAAACCCCTGATCCTAGAGGATGTCATCAAGGCCATGGGCATCTCGGACATCACGATAGTGGACCCATACCAGGTCAAGGCCGCTGTCGAACCAATGAAACAGGCGCTCTCCCGGAAGGGGCCTAACGTGATCATCTCGAGGAGAGCGTGCGCCCTCTACGCCGATAGGAACAAGAGAGGGCGGGGCGAGGTCATCCAGACGAGCAAGGTGGACAAGAACGTATGCAAGAAACCTTACACATGCATCAGGGAGTTCTATTGTCCTGCGATCTCAATCGACGACGAAGATAGAAAGGCGTTCATAACGAAGGAGTTGTGCGACCGGTGCGGTGTGTGCGCGAAGCTCTGTCCGTTCGGATCGATCAAGTTGAGGGAGGGTGACTGAGCATGGAACACAAGGAGTTCAGCGTGTACCTGTCAGGTGTCGGAGGACAAGGCCTCGTCCTCTTGTCGAATGTGATTGGATCTGCGTGCGCAGCAGCAGGGATCCGCGCTTTGACAGGTGAACAGCACGGGTTGTCGCAGAGGAGCGGGTCCATCAACGTACATATGAGGATAGGCGAGGAGATACGCTCGCCGCTTATCCCCATCGGAGGCGCGGACGCACTCCTGGCGCTGGATTCGCTTGAGGCCCTCAGGTGCGTAGAGTACCTGAGACCCGGAGGCGTCGTGCTGATGAATTCGCGCGTGCAACACCCCATCATCGAGACGGAGGCGCACATGAAGGACAAGGTGGCGAAGTACATGTCAGCCGAGGATGTGCGCTCGCGCCTGGCTCAGGTCACGGACAAGATCGCCGTGCTGGATGCGCTCGGAATAGCGAAGAAGGCTGGCAACCCTCTGACCGAGAACATGGTGATGCTCGGGGCAATGAGCGCGTTGGAGGCGTTCCCGGTCCCGATTGATGCGCTGAAGCAGTCGATCGCGGAGAACGTCCCGAAGAAGGCAGTCGATGTCAACTTGAAAGCGTTCGATTTGGGAAAGCAGGCAGCCTTCGAGTTCCTCTGCAACATAGTTAAGTGCAGAGAGTAGATTCCTCACCCGAACCCATGAAGAAGGCCAGGTACGTGCGCGTCGACGTGTTCGCAAAGAAGCCGTTCGGGGGGAACCCACTTGCGGTGTTCCCGGAAGCGGAGAACCTCACGTCGCGGGAGATGCAGCTCCTGGCAAAGGAGATGAACCTCTCGGAGACAACTTTCGTCCTACCGCCGACCAAGGGCTCCGGGGCCGACTTCAGAGTCCGGATATTCGTCCCCGACATGGAGGTCAGGTACGCAGGCCATCCGACTCTGGGGACTTTCTATGTGCTCGCGCGAGAAGGCCGGATCAAGCTGAAGGAACCGGTGACCACTGTGGAGATGGAGGTCAAGGCGGGCGTGATGCCAGTCGAGATTCATTCGTCAAATGGAAGGGTCACGGAGGTCGTGACGGTCCAGAACAGGCCGGAGTTCATGCGCACTTTCGAGGACTCGGACATATTCGCGGAAGCGCTTTCGCTCAACAAGTCGGACTTCGACACCAAGAGGATGCCGATACAGCTCGTGTCCACCGGCCTGCCGTGGGTGATTGTGCCTGTGAAATCAAGAAGGGCAGTGGAGAACGCTTCAGGGAACATTCCAGCTTTCACGGAGGCAATCAGGCCTCTCCCGAAAGGCGTTGTGGACCTTTACGTGACATGTTTGGACCCGGTCGAACGCTCATCTACCACGCACTCGAGAGGCTTCTCCCTTGTCTCAAAGAACGTCGTCGAGGACCCGGCGACCGGAAGCGCCAGCGGTTGTCTGGGAGCCTATCTCGTGCACCACAGACTCGTCCCAGTGAAGAGAGTGACAAAGATGATCAACGAGCAGGGGTATGAGATTGAAAGGGCGAGCAAGATCTCAATCGAGGTCAGAACATCGAGCACAGGCGATATCGAATCTGTGCGCGTTGGCGGGACGATCGTCCACATGATGGACGGGACTGCCTTCCTCTAGACGCTATGATCACACGACAGCTGGGAGCTTCACCTTGAATACAACGCCCTGGGCGAAGTCCCCTTGGACACGGTCCTCCACCCAGACGTTCCCATTGTACCTCTTGGCAAGGGTCTTCACGATGTGTAGGCCCATGCCCGAGCCTTTCTTCTCGGGGGCTTTGGAGAACCTGTCGAATATGACGTCCTTGACATCGTCAGTGATGCCCCTTCCATGATCCGCGACGGACACCACCCAGTACCTTTTATCTCTCTCGAACATGCTCTCGATGGCTATCTCGATCAGGAGCGGCTCGTGCGAATCGTACTTCACGGCGTTCGTGAGTATGTTGATGAACATCTCCCTGACGAGTTCATCAGCCTCGGTGAAGTACTGGTTCCTAGTGAAGTCTGTCTTGCAGGTGATCTGACGTGCGGGATAGTACTGGGACACGCTCCTAGCGCACTCATGAAGGACCGCGCCCAGGTCGGTTTTGGTGAGCTCAACATCCCCGAAGGTCACCCTGGACATCGTCCTCACATTGCTCGCGAGCCAGCTGGTGTTCATGACCTGCTCCGCGATCCTGTCAATCATGGCGATTTTCTCAGGTTTGTCCACTTTCATCCGGAGCAGGTCGAGGTAGCCTAAGATCGCCTGGTTGAAGTTCTTGATGTCGTGTGAGAGAACATCGGAGTACAGCTCCGCGTCCCTGCGGCTGTCAATGTGCTCCTGAAACATGCGCGCGTTCTCGATGGCGATGCCGGCCAAGCTCGCGAATATCTCTATGACCTCGATTGTATCTGGGTCTGGTATGCGATCGTCCCGTGGCTTCAGTATCTCGATGTACGCGATGGGCAAGCCGTTCTTGTCCAAGATGAGCGTGTCTATCCAATCCAACTCGTGCCACTTGCCCTTGCCACCTCTAGGAAGACGTATCTGCTCAGGGTCGGGGTAGTAGGGCAGCTCCTCGGGCGAGATGCTCCTCTGACCCTCGGCCGGCATATAGTAAGAGACGCGGCCGATCTTGTTCCTCCAGTTGACGGCCGACCCGCGTGGAGGCATTGGACCTGTGTCGATGATCGAGTCGACATAGTCGACCGGGTACGTCATCTGCTTGATCGCCGCTGTGGCCTTCGGGGTGTAGCCGTACACCGCCTCCACTCTGTAGGCCCCCTCGTCCGCGTGCTTGATGCCCATCACCATGCGCTTTATCCCGAGCAGGCGCGCAAGAGTCTTGAGCAGGCTGTCGAGCATCTGGTCTAGGTCGCGGACATACATGATGCCAGTGGACAGGTCGAGGATCCTGGATAGCTGCTCGGTCCTCTGGCTGCTGACTCTGAGCGCTTGCTCCTTCTCCTGGGCCAGTCGGGCGTTCTCGAGGGCCACCTCAGCCAGTGAGGTGAATATCTCGACTGTCTCGATCGCATCCTTGTCCGGGACCTTGCCGTCCTTAGGTTCAGATGGGTAGATGACACCCACGATCCTGCCAGCGGAGTCGTGCAGGGCGAATGCCAGGAAATCGTTCGGCCTCATCTCTCCCTTCGTCCTCGGGACCTTGGACTTGTAGGAATCGATCTCAGAGGGGGAGATGTGATAGGCATAGTATCTCGGACTGACATCCTCAGCGAACGTGAGGTAAACGGACCTGCCGATCCGTTTGCTCTCTCTGAGGTCTTCGAGTATGACTTCGGTCGGGATCGACCTGGATTTGATTGACTGGTCTGCCTCCGTGCCGTATCCGAACACGGCCATCCATTTGAAGGACCCTTCAACTTCGTCGTATACGACGAGAGTAACCCTGCCAAAACCAAATAGGGAAGAGACCGACGCAAGAATCATCTGTGACAGCTTCTTGAGGTCCCTCTCAGATACGATCGAGGACGCGATCTTGAGAACGTCCTCGAGCAGATCGGTCTTCTGGGTCGTCGCCTGGACCTCTGGCATCGGTCTTGCGTTCTTCCTGTCCCTCAGAAGGGCGAGCCCTATGATCTCAGTGAACATCTCGATCGCGGACACAGTCTGCTTGTCAAGGAGCTTCTCGTCGAGCGCGTAGCCTATGTCCACCGAAGCCATCAGATCACCCGAGCCATCCCTCACCGCGAACCAATAGTAGTCCGCCGCATGCCACTGGTCCGGGCTCTTGCGCGGCAGACTTACGCCCTCGGGGTGCCTGTAGTAGGCCGGGTGATCGCAGAGAGGATCTGCTTCAGCGAGCTTCTGCCAGTCCTCCGCGTTGATGTAGTAACCGTTCCTCGAGACCCTGAACTTCTCATCCATCAGCTTGTGGATGAGGTCCTTCGGGTGGTAATCGGAAGTGATGCGCTGGATTATCGCATCTGCCCTTTCACGGCTGTAGCCATATGTGACGAAACGCATCGTTTCCCTGAGCTCCTTGTCCTGGACCTCCACGACGATGTCCGTCAGCCGGAAGAATTCAGCAATGCTCATCACGACTTCCTCGATCACCTTGCCAACTGGCGTTCCATCAGCTATCGTCCTGACGAGCTCGCCCAGCCTGGAGTTCACCTCTTCCTCCGCGATCTTGCGAGGGTGCTTGCCCAGCTTCTCTGGAGGGAGTTCTGGAAGAATCACTAGTTCAGCATACGATCCGTCCGCCATGCGACGATTCACCGCTCGATTCTCATATCTGGCCACTGATGAGATGGATTTGCCGCCTATTTAGGCTCGCCCGTCCGGTCTTAAGTATTGACTAGTAAGGAAGGATAACAAAACTGCCCCAGAAATCGTACATCGGAGGCGCCCGAGTTCAAGAGGATTTTCTGCGCAACAATTAATACATAGCAGGCGTTCGATTGGCACAAGCAGTCGGTGATTAGACATGGCGAATGTGAAGGATATCCTCGCGACGGCCATCGAGTTCGAGAAGTTCGGCGTCGAGTACTACATGCGCTTCAAGGATATGGTTGCGGACGAAAAGGCAAAGCCGCTCATGAAGGGCTTGGCAGATGACGAAAGGGAGCACGCCAACATACTGGAGAAAGAGCTCAAAGCGCTCGGAGGAAAGGCAGAAGCGCCCTCCAAGGCAGATGTGGAGAAGGGGCTCAAGGAGATATTCCCCGAGGCATCCCGAAAGGGTTCAATCGCGACAAGGGATGCAATCTCAGCTCTGAAGCTGGGCATCAGGACCGAGGAGCGCTCGATCGACTTCTACACCAAGAACGCCAATGTCGCAGGGCCCGACCTCAAAACGATCTTCGACAGGCTGGCGAAGATGGAGAGAGGCCACAAAGAGATGCTCGTGGAGAACCTGCGGTTCCTCGAGGACGACGGTTCCTGGTACGGCTATGTGCCGTTCCTAGACTGAATCCCCATAGGGCGTCTGGGCTAGAAAGATGCCAAGCTTTTTTAGATGCCCGTGGCATCATGCCGTTCTGGGAAGTAGAGTCAGTTGGCTACAGTCGTCCCGTTCAAGGCCTTCAGATATGACACCGATAGGTACGGCAAGGATGTCACGAGGTTCGTTGCTCCTCCATACGACATCATAGACCGTGTCATGGAGAAGAAGCTGAAGGATGACAGGCTAAACATCGCACATGTCACCTTGGGGGACGAGGGCGATTCCTACACGGTCGCCTCGCGACGCCTCCAGAGATGGATCAACGACGGCGTCCTGGTGCACGATCGCGAGGAGTGTTACTACCTATACGAGCAGACTTTCAGCAGCCCTGACGGGGGGCCGAGGGTCAGGTCCGGCATCATAGGGCTCGTGAAGCTGGAGGATTTCTCAAAAGGAGTGGTCTTGCCGCACGAGAAGACCATCCCGAAACACAAGGCCGACCGAATGCAGCTCATGTCGGCCGTTGCAGGAGACACCGAACAGATATTCATGCTCTATGACGACCCCTCGGAAGAGATGGAAGGCATCCTTCTGCGGGCGAGGAAGAAGGAAGAGGAGCTCCGGTTCCTGGACAATGACGGCGTGCATCACAGGATCGTCAGAATCTCGGACCCGGAGATGACCGGCAGGATAACCATGTTATTGGCGCCTGCCAAGCTGCTGATTGCGGACGGACATCACAGGTATGAGACATCGCTGGAGTACCGCAATAGCAAACGAGCCGAGGACGGCTCCGATGAGGGAACCATGCCTTATGACTTCATCATGGCCACACTAGTGAGCTTCAGGAACCCTGGCCTTGTCGTATACCCGACCCACAGGCTGGTCCAACATGTGGATGAGTCGCTCCTGTCGCACCTCCCGAAGGCTCTGGAAGAAGAGTTCGAGCTCAAAGCGCTGTCCGGGCCCGACGAGCTCGCGGCGGCGGTCGAGGGGTCTCCAGTGAAGGCCTTCGGCGTGTGGATACCTTCCTCTGGGACTTTCTTGTATGCGACGCCGAAGAAGAAGAGGGCTTCTGACAACCCTATGGAGGACCTGCCGGTGTACATCGTCCAGGAGAAGGTGCTGAAGAAGCTACTTGGCTACACTGCTGAAATGCT contains these protein-coding regions:
- a CDS encoding carboxypeptidase regulatory-like domain-containing protein, yielding MAELGRRMNIFAALLLCASMLTGFLVLAPENSEAQGLEGWIVGTVTDESSNPVEAYILAMMMMSGGGPSGGFWTDPSGNFNITVYGGFEFIVLAANGSYYLNSTIAISVADEEVRADITLTPIAPLVADVVITGFVKDTDGNPVTGGNIIGYINDPASMGDGMPLYCNMTQPDVTGLFSVNVIPGTVGGGVGAFDFVGYDSSENQTDDPLVSGMTYWMNLTLAAPVNTDDARISGHVYDADTGFPLANAVVQYDSYNEWMERGGYSNFTFTDSFGYYEMNVTNGTADVWFSRSGYSMNMYEEIDVNPSDDIVLDAWLVPHSATIMGNVTDGSTGLGIGMARVYTNDFLGNVSMTITDSLGEYTLDTFDGTDIAIGAESDGYSRTWSMIDIAPGETLWMDFVLWPVDAWMNGTVIDKYSRLPVPNANLQVRSMVYEDWVNADGMGEYNFTSLVSGDYTLQVWAMNYRDYNEPVTVVPGANYWVVELTPWDVPDTCKLYGWINDSDTGSPLSGAEMEIGIGPEDHSETNSMMTDGSGYYEMWIPAIPLIWVANATDHEHASGVLNATGLTEVEVSTSLVPDTWMPNVTLWDQAPLENVSTVRPSVTDIEFDEEDVSSIQLWHFGFWYNDGMWDYFINVQFLYTNLDPLAWPSDSVPYSVVGDHYTIHYEWSAQTTGGLLWNSTDSQYLPCWTITWGPDTYDALRGSYMNASAPFWQSGTMYFDRDTGTPYTYQFDMGGGQADLSDPTGVFAPEGQVVQKDPGSSWWMWIGSQQIGQWSVSGLQFTFDTTVASGEYLMVFGVSDWGNHGMGDSRLIAVDTDPPVADAGPDQSADTNIPTLLDGTASSDNVGVAIYRWEYVDDLGDTVVLFGETVSTTFHASGSYDVTLTVWDAAGNEDSDTLTVTASDTVPPIAEAGLDQFVMSGELVYFDASASSDNVGIVNWTWTFTSDGVDHTLWGENVSFIFGLDPETVLVTLTVTDGDGNSDSDTMTVNVSGWIPEFPTLLIPVMLIAAVVIVASRRKR
- a CDS encoding DUF255 domain-containing protein, with translation MRWREWSKEAFDEASRTDKLIMLDLSAVWCHWCHVMDETTYSDTRVIKTVNERFVPVRVDIDRRPDISERYNRGGFPTTTFLSNKGEFVWGATYVPPQDMIKVLQAILDAKASGEVDKALERGRMTYLDISKVWEKRAIPDSEFVDAIFEDIFSAYDVEFGGFGLQQKFPQPNAIDLMLRRYSKDWDQELVGAVENTLDRMAGGLYDREEGGVFRYSVTRDWREPHYEKMLETNIGFLKNAVHAFKILKRERYADLARGTASFIVKVLWDTDPGGFFGSQDADEEYYKLSIKERSMRKAPAIDRRIYAGWNAEGVKTMIEAGALLGEENWVSAGRSAWEYSKEHLWNPDAGLVRHLEGNEVYLFEDQVSFLKSLIAILEITNDPHLLATADSLVKSVERDFSSPEGGYVDVLKSDEAVGELGSPRRSLMANAEWAEAIALLGGVSRNLDLTKKAWDTLQSFSRKDVEAHGVFAAPYVSAWWTLAQGPMVVEIHGAAKMDPLSLPLWIAAKEALNPAAIAVVARDKMDFAARHDDPFAVVCTSVGCSKEITNADELKQKLRPVMASQI
- a CDS encoding PH domain-containing protein, with amino-acid sequence MARKAKLIPKKMLSSDERVMFEMRPSAWLYMKAASMALLIAMVSLIIFLWKWIPNAPSIPYLSDYLDGSDGDLVQWAFGGLFFVMFIFFSYRYLKWGSTVYAATDERIITQHGILNRTYEDIPVTMITNVDLAQSIGKRALGYGTIVFSTQGLSGAKKAGMVWEAVPNPFAVRRKIQEVMDVRVKPK
- the iorA gene encoding indolepyruvate ferredoxin oxidoreductase subunit alpha, which codes for MSSMEVAMDGPGKAFMICNEAIVRGALEADVKVVSEYPGSPTTEILDTFSEISPKFDFRMEISVNEKVALETCAGASMVGLRSMTAMKSVGMNVASDSFFSLSYTGVKGGMVVVVADDPHAHSSQTEQDGRPFGPNAYVPMLEPSDPAEAKRMVKSAFELSEKYSVPVLIRTTTRVNHQSGIVELEKLDRKPFAKIPWTHPPGRYVTVAEAARQFKHKLLDRTRLIEQEFEASDLNMVKDTGSDLGIVTVGAGYNYAVDAVRTLGINPSILKLGTTYPLPKKLIGDFLKKLKTVVVVEELQPYLELHVTAIAKDANPSIKIYGKWTGHFSESLEYNPNIVVDALAKVVGRNPPVDYSAIMAKAKEMKAGLPDRWPTFCPGCPHRATLHALKQAAKGMKHILSTDIGCYSMSFLDPINYGDSLLSMGACLGVAAGMQYAAQEKVVAMIGDSTFWHAGLPGLVNAIHHGDDFTLVILDNEVTAMTGQQPDPGRDYNAGGQPAKPLILEDVIKAMGISDITIVDPYQVKAAVEPMKQALSRKGPNVIISRRACALYADRNKRGRGEVIQTSKVDKNVCKKPYTCIREFYCPAISIDDEDRKAFITKELCDRCGVCAKLCPFGSIKLREGD
- a CDS encoding indolepyruvate oxidoreductase subunit beta, which produces MEHKEFSVYLSGVGGQGLVLLSNVIGSACAAAGIRALTGEQHGLSQRSGSINVHMRIGEEIRSPLIPIGGADALLALDSLEALRCVEYLRPGGVVLMNSRVQHPIIETEAHMKDKVAKYMSAEDVRSRLAQVTDKIAVLDALGIAKKAGNPLTENMVMLGAMSALEAFPVPIDALKQSIAENVPKKAVDVNLKAFDLGKQAAFEFLCNIVKCRE
- a CDS encoding PhzF family phenazine biosynthesis protein, with the translated sequence MKKARYVRVDVFAKKPFGGNPLAVFPEAENLTSREMQLLAKEMNLSETTFVLPPTKGSGADFRVRIFVPDMEVRYAGHPTLGTFYVLAREGRIKLKEPVTTVEMEVKAGVMPVEIHSSNGRVTEVVTVQNRPEFMRTFEDSDIFAEALSLNKSDFDTKRMPIQLVSTGLPWVIVPVKSRRAVENASGNIPAFTEAIRPLPKGVVDLYVTCLDPVERSSTTHSRGFSLVSKNVVEDPATGSASGCLGAYLVHHRLVPVKRVTKMINEQGYEIERASKISIEVRTSSTGDIESVRVGGTIVHMMDGTAFL
- a CDS encoding ferritin family protein, giving the protein MANVKDILATAIEFEKFGVEYYMRFKDMVADEKAKPLMKGLADDEREHANILEKELKALGGKAEAPSKADVEKGLKEIFPEASRKGSIATRDAISALKLGIRTEERSIDFYTKNANVAGPDLKTIFDRLAKMERGHKEMLVENLRFLEDDGSWYGYVPFLD